The DNA region CAACATTTCATACCCCACCAGCTTGATGTTTGTTTCTTTTAGCATTTAGCTACAATGTAGCTAACTACTATTTAATTTTTTTGGTACTAGAGGATATAGTTTACTAGAATTTAAGATACCGAGAAGAGCTTAATACAAACGGATTCAGACCGGGGAATCATAAGATTTAAATAACGTAGAAAATCCTTAGGGAAATAGACCATAAAACGACCATCAGGAAAAGTAACCGTAAACATGAGGAAGACATGATAAAGATTGCTGCGTTTATCCAAGCACGCATGGGTTCCACAAGACTTCCTGGCAAGACCTTAATGCTTATTCAGGGAAAACCGTTACTCTGGCATGTGGTCGAGAGAACATCACAAGTTAAGGGAATCAACGAAATCGTTGTTCTCACCTCTGCTGAGGAAAAAGATAATCAGCTAGCAAAGTATTGCCAAGATCAAAAGATAGCTTGTTTTAGAGGTTCTGAGCAGAATGTTTTTGAACGGTTTTACCAAGCTGCTCAAAAATATAAGCCACAGATTATTGTTCGTTTAACCGCAGACAACCCATTTATAGACCCAAAGCTTGTTGAAAAAGGACTTCTCCTTCACCAAAAAAGCCATGCAGATATAACCTCAACAAGAGAGATGAATGGTCAAAAAGTCATTCGCTATGTCCCTGCTGGATTTAGTTTTGATATTATCAACAGCGCCACGCTTCTTGATCTAGAACTTTCAATGCTAGATCCTTTTGAACAAGAGCACGTTATTCCTTATTTTTTTAATCACCGCAAACGATTTAGCATCAGCTTGGTAAAACCAGAGGACATTACTAAAGATGATATCCAACAAAGCTTTAGCATTGACACGCAAAACGACCTTACATTTGCAAATCAACTTATGCAACAGCTGAAGGGAAGAACATTTGGGTACAAGGATGTTTTGCGTCTTACAAGCAAAGAAACGAAGAATAAACGGAGAATAAGCAATGGTTAAAATCACCGTATATATCGCATCGTATAACTATGGAAAATTTCTTGAAACAGCAATAAAGAGTGTTCTTAAGCAGACTATTCAAGATTTTGAACTGATTATATTTGACGATGGATCTACTGATAATACTAAAAGCATTCTTGGTAAGTATGAAAATCATCCAAAAATAAAAATAATTTATCAGCAGAATCAAGGACTTCCCAAAACCTCAAATAAGGCCCTGCAGATGAGTACTGGCGAATATATTATTCGTCTTGATGCAGATGATTATTTTGATGAAAACATTATTCTTCTTCTTTCCCATGTGCTTGATACAAAGCCAGATGTTGCATTAGTCTATCCAGACTACTATGAAATCAATGAAGAAGGAGAGATAATAGGCATTGTACGTCGAAAAAAAATTGGAGAAGAAGCAAAGCTGTTAGACCTGCCCGCACATGGAGCATGCACGATGATCCGTAAGAAAGTACTCCTCCAAATCGGAGGCTACTGTGAAGATATTGGTTGCCAGGATGGTTATGATTTGTGGTTAAAGCTTACCAAGAAGTTTAAACCGTACAATGTAAATATCCCTTTGTTTTACTATCGGAAACATCATCAAAGCTTAACATCTCAGCCAACAAAGATACTTGAGGCACGAAGACAACTCAAAGAAAAATTTGTCAAAGATGTTATGAAAAAGAAAAAAGTATGCATGATCATCCCTGTACGAAGAGAATCTGCTATACTTCCCGATCTTCCTTTCCAAAAGGTAGGAGGAAAGCCATTAATGGGTTATGCCATCACTGCAGCACTAAAAGCAAAAGCTGTTGCCAAAGTGATAGTAACTACTGAAGATACGGAGATTGCGTCTATCGCAAAAACACTTGGTGCTGAAGTAATTTTACGACCAGCTTCCCTTGCAAAAACAAACACCCCTATAGAACCGACAATAACCTATGTATTAGATAAATTAAAGCAGCAGAATTTTAGTCCTGATATTGTTGGAGTTCTCTTTTATACCTCACCTCTGATTACCGAGAAACATATCAATGAGGCAATACATACCCTGGTTATTTTTAATGCAGATACAGTTATCGGTGTAAAGGAAAATCAACGTCTTCATTATATCCATGGTAAAAATGGTCTTGAACCGCTGTTTACGAAAAGATTGTTGAAGATAGAACGTTCTTTTCTCTATGAAGAAAGCGGTAGCCTCATTGTTTCAAGACGATCAGCTATCACCAAAAAAAGTATTGCTGGTAAAAGCATGAGCCATATTGTATTGCCTGACGAAGAAGCAATCGATATTGAAGATCTGTTTACGTTTTGGTTAATAAAAATGATATTAGAACATCATGATGAACGTGAAAATCTTTTGAACAAAAAAATATCGCGGGGATATTAGAGATAAGAAGAAGAAATAATAAGAGATAATAAAATAATTGGAAATCATAAGAATATGCTCCAATGGATGTAACTATGGCAACCTATCAATGGCCGAATGAACCTTTCATCATTGCAGAAATCGGTGGGAATCATGAAGGTAATTTTTCCTATGCAAAAAAATTGCTTTCTGACGTAGTAAAGAGTGGTGCAGATGCAGTTAAATTTCAGATATACACCGCAGATAAGATCGTCAATAAGATTGAAGGTGCTGAGCGAAACAAGCACTTTAAAAAATTCTCATTGTCTACTGAACAGTTTATTGAGCTCGCGCATAGTGCAAAAAAGAATAATATTCTGTTCATGGCTTCTCTCTGGGATGAGGAATCTATCGAAACCTTTAACCCTTATCTGAGCATTCATAAAGTAGGATCAGGAGATATGACGAATTATCCCTTACTTGAACTCCTTGCAAAAAAGGATAAACCATTGATTATTTCAACAGCTATGGCAACCTTAGCCGAGATTAAAGATATGGTCCGCTTTCTTGATAGTATCAATCCACGCTTACGAAAAGAAAAAAAACTTGCACTGCTCCATTGTGTGGCAACCTATGGAGATCCAAAAGACGAGTATGCTCAATTACTTGCCATAAAAAAAATGCAAGAAGAATTTAAGGATATTGCCATTGGTTATTCAGACCATACTGGAGGGATTTATGCATGTGAATTAGCAATAGCCATGGGATGTAAAATCATAGAAAAACATTTCACTGATGATAAAAAACGAGAATTTCGTGATCACCATATTTCGGCTGATTTAGAAGATATGAGAACGCTTCTAGAGAAAAAAAAGAAGATTTATGCACTTCTCGGGACTTGTGAAAAACAGCCTGTTGCTGCAATAGAAACTTCTGAACGAATTAAGGAATTTCGGCGAGCGGTTTATCTTAAGAAAGATGCTCCTGCAGGTACCTTACTTACCAAAGAGATGTTAACAACCCTACGACCAAACAGGGGAATAGATGCACGAGACTTCTACAAACTTCTTGGAAAAAAACTTGTTGTAAAGAAAAAAGCATTCGAATCTATTTCCTGGAAGGATGTTCAATAGGTTTGTAGAATTAACTCTACAAGAGGATGTACAATACTATGGAGATAGCCTACGTCGCAAACAAGTTTTTTCCTGGAACTGCCGCCAATACTATTCAGATTATTTCGATGGCAGAAGCATTGCAAGCAAATAATGTAGGGGTTACGCTTATTGCTTTTCGAGGTTCTGATAAGGGGAACGCAGAAGCAATTTTTAAGAGTTATGATGTAAGATACCCTTTCAAGGTAATTCTGCTGAATCCTGCAAAGAGCTATTATCTACGAGAAATCCAACTCATGATGTATGTTTTTCAGCAAAGAAAAAAATATCAAAATATTTATTCAAGAAGCCTGCTCTTTTCGCTTTTTGTCAAAAGTTTTTTTCCTTCGAAAAAGGTAGTCTATGAACTTCATGATTTCGTTAAGAATAGTCTGTTTAAAACACTTTTCCAAAGCGGAGCTAAGCGATTTGATATGATTGTTGTTATATCTAAACGACTCAAAAAAGACCTTGCCCAAGCCGGCATAACCAAGGTGTGTTACCTTCCTGATGGCGTTGATAGAGCTAAATTCGACAATATAACGACACAGAAAGCAGAGCTTCGCCAAGGATTAGGGCTACCAAGTAACAAAATCCTTGTTCTTTATTCAGGAAATTTTCATCCGGCAAAAGGGCTATACACGTTTCTTGATTCATTTTCTTTTCTTCGAGAAGACCTCAAGAAAACAGTGCAGTTTTTGATTCTTGGAGGAACAAAGGATGAAATTTCTCGATTACAAAAAGCATATCCTTATGCATGGTTTACTGGCTACAAAGAGCACCGCGAGATCCCAAAGTTTCTTAAGGCTGTAGATATCTTTATTATTGCGAATAGTGCACGAGAAGATTTAGGAGAAACGTATCGTGTTGCAAAGTATTATACCTCCCCGCTAAAACTTTTTGAGTACATGGCTGCGAAGAATCCAATGATTGCAACAAAAGTTCCAGCCCTCCAAGAGATTTTAGACCAACATGCTGCATTACTTGTTGAGCCAGACAGCCCTCAGGCCATAGCAAAGGCAATCCAAAGATTAATAAAGAATCCTCGATTAGCAAAAAACACGAGCGAAAATGCCTATAAGAAAGTAAAAAAGTTTTCATGGTACCTTCGTGCAAAACGCATCAAGGCTATGTTTTAAGGTGATTGGCGAATGAACCCTTCTTTTTTGCAATGGTTGCGCTGTGCAGCTTGTCGTGGAGAACTAAAGATTCACAAATACAAGCAAAAGACTGGAAAAGAGATAGTTGAAGGATTAATACGCTGCATTTCCTGTAAAAAAGAGTTTCCGATTGTTAATGGAATTCCACGAATGGTTCCTAAGGAAAACTATGCAGATTCCTTTGGAATGGAATGGAACCTTCATCTCAAGACTATGTTAGATAGTGCAACGGGAAAGCCGATTATCTATAATACGGTTGTGGAACGCACGGGATGGGATAAAGCCTTTCTGAAGAACAAGCTTGTTTTGGAATGCGGATGTGGTGCTGGTATTGATTCAGAGATACTTCTCCAACTTGGCGCAAAACTAATTTCATTTGACCTTTCAACAGCAGTTGATGCTGCTTTTAAGAACAACCATAAAGCAAAAAATCTTGTCGGCATGTTCCAGGGAGATATTACCAACATTCCCCTGTTAGAGAAGAGCTTTGACATTGTTTATTGCCATCGAGTATTACAGCATACACCAAATCCTCATCGTTCATTTGTATCCATGGCGAAATATGTCAAGCCAAAAGGAACTTTATTCATGCACTCGTATGATAATACATGGAAAAACATGACACACTGGAGATACCTCTATAGGCCTATAACAAAACGAATGAATCAAAAAAAGATTTATTCACTTATTACCAAACATGGACCTTTTCTTCATAAACTGACCACACGGCTCGATCAATATTATCCAGGAAGAGTGATTCATCATTTTTTCATTCCTTTCCACAATTATAGCCAAACTTATGGCAAGAAATATAATTTAACTCCTGAACAACTGTATGATTTTGAGATTATGAACACCTTTGATTCTTTATCACCAAGGTATGATCAACCAACATCACCCAAAATCATGCAGAAATGGTTTAAAGAAGCAGGATTTGAAAAGATCATGCTCGTCAGGAGAAATCCAGTCATTATGAAAGGTATTAAATCGTAGTGTATACGTAGTGCATAATAACTGGAGAAAAAACAAACCGAGAGGTTCACAAACGATGTGCTCAATTGCTGGTTTTGATTTCTCAGATAAAACACTGATGGCCAAAATGAATAGAGTACTTTCCCATCGTGGCCCTGATGATCATGGAATATACATCGACGATAAGGTATCTCTCGGACATAATCGTCTCTCAATCATTGATATTTCAAAAGCAGGCCATCAACCTATGAGCAATGTTGATGAAACTGTCTGGATAGTCTTCAATGGAGAAATTTATAACTACCAAGAAATAAAAAAGCTGCTTGAAAAAAAGTACCGTTTTAGCTCAACCTCTGATACTGAAGTCATCATTTATGCATACATGGAATGGGGATCGCGATGCGTTGAACGTTTTAATGGGATGTGGGCATTCTGTATTTATGATAAAAAAAAAGAATTATTTTTTTTGAGTAGAGACCGTATTGGAAAAAAACCATTATACTATTATTTTGATGGAAATTGTTTTATCTTTAGTTCAGAGCTCAAAGGAATACTCGCGCATGATAATGTTCCTCGAAAAACGAATCCTGAAGCAGTTAGTCTGTACCTTACTATGGGATTTATTCCTGCGCCATCTACTATTTTCCAGAATATACGCAAGCTAGAGCGATCAGAGAATCTTCTTTATTCCCTCAAAGAGAAGTCCATAAAACGTGAGACTTATTATGAACTTCCTATTCCTCAACAGATATACGACAAAAAAAATCTGATTCAAGAAGGTGAAGAACTTCTTGATGATGCTGTACGATTACGAAAGATTGCTGATGTTGATGTTGGCTCTTTTTTAAGTGGCGGTATAGATTCTTCACTCGTTTCCACACTATTGCGAAAATACACGACAACCAAGCTCCATACCTTCTCCATAGGATTTGAGAATCCGTTATATGATGAGACACCATACGCACAGCTTATGGCAGAACATCTACAAACAGAACACCACCATGATTACTTTACCGAAAAAGACTTTGAGCGAATTCTTGCTCGATATGCGAGGATTTACGATGAACCCTTTGCAGACATGGCTGCTTTTCCCACAATCAAAGTTTCAGAGCTCGCACGTAAATTTGTCAAAGTTAGTTTAACGGGCGAAGGTGGCGATGAAATTTTTGGTGGTTATCCACTTTACCGGGCAGCTGCAAAAGTTGCTTTTGTTAAAAAGATTCCTCGAAACATCAGATCATCGTGCTCTTCTCTCCTCAACTCAATACAGACATTTCCAAGCATTAAAAAAGGAATAGATCTTTCTCTTCAACCTCCTGAACGATTCTATCAGGGAATGTTTTGTCAAGAACATGATGACCCAACATGGTTCAACCAGAATTTTCCTCCAGTTCTCAAAAAATATCAGAATCTTACCGAAAGTGCAATGAAATTTGATCTTTTTTATTATACCGTTCCTGATAAATTCAATGTCAAAGCAGATCGGGCAGGAATGGCAAATGGATTAGAAATACGATGCCCTTTACTGGATTATCGACTTTTCTCGTACAGTGCAAAGATTCCTACGACTTACAAGGTTGATATATTCCATACAAAAAAGCTTATGAAAGAAATTGTACAGAAAGTCCTTCCTCGAAAGATAATCACGAAAAAAAAGAAAGGATTTACACCACCTGTATTTGAATGGATGACAACAACTTATAGCAATCTTGTAGAAGAGGCTATGGATAATATAGCACAGTACTCTGTTCTGTCAAAAGATAACATGAGTCAACAACTTGTTCAGGAATATCGCAGTGCATTCATAAAAAAAAGGCTGAATATGTATCAACGAGACAAAATCTATCGTCTTTTTATTTTAGATAACTGGACAAAAGAGTGGTTACACCATAATGAGTAGATCTGAACATACATAGTAACTCCCGGAGGAAATGATGAGTTATACCCAAAAAGCAATTAAGGGAATCATGGCTGTATCCTTGTCCACCTTTCTTTCTGGCGTTTTTGGCTATCTTGCACGAATTCTTTTAGCACGAAGCCTTACTACTGCAGAGCTTGGCCTTTTTTATTCCCTGTTTACCGTATTAATGTTTATTCTCATCTTTGTTGACATGGGATACAGTACTGCCATTGTCAAGCATATTGCGCAAAATATCACTGAGAAAAAAAAGGAGATGGGTGGAGCTATTCGTATTGTCATGGGCATCCAGTTAGGAATAGCGCTCATTATTGGAACAACCCTGATTATTAGTGCAGACTGGCAAGCTGCACATTACTTTCACGATCCTTCAGTAATAGTTCCACTTAAAATTTTTGTTGGTATCCTCATTATTAAGGTATTAATCAATTTCATTCCGAGTATTTTTGCAGGATTACAGTATATGGGTATAGTGAGTGTTCTCCGCTTTCTTGACAGGTTTCTCTTTCTCATGCTGGTCTATGTGCTCCTTCTCCTTGGATTAGAAAAAAGTACCCTTCTTCCAACGTATGCTTATTTTATTACCGTAGCTATCCTCCTCGTTGTTCAACTCATCTTATTGCACAAGTACAAACTTATTCCTCTAATTACGCAATCGATCCGTTCTACAAGAAAAGAATTTTTCTCGTTGAGTCATTTTGCTTTTTTTTCAATGTTTACTGCAGTTGGTGGAATAATTATCGGTTATATTGATACCTTGATGTTAACCTATTTTGTACCTATGAGTGATGTTGGTATCTATAATACTGTTCTTCCTACGGTTTTAATTCTCTCAACAACCGCAACAGCCATTAGCACGGTTTTCTTTCCGATGGTATCAGAACTTTGGGCAAAAAAAGACCTTAACAGAATCACCTGGGGAATTGTAAAGCTCTATAACTATTCCTTCTGGATAATGGTCCCCTTAGGAATGATCATGTTCATCTTTCCACAAGAGATCATTCTCTTACTCTTTGGATCTGATTATCTTTCAGGAGTACGAGCAATGCAAATCTTAGCTATCGGAGCATTAGTTTTGAGCTTAAATGCCATTAATCAAGCAAGCCTTAATGGATTAGGAAAACCAGAAAAAATAACCAAGATTTATGTTATTGCAGCACTCTTTAACTTTTTCGGTAATCTTCTTCTTATTCCACGCTATGGTATTGTTGGTGCAGCAGTTACCACAACGATAAGTTATTTCCTGATTTTAATACTCTCAACATATATGCTCTACCGAGTCATTCCGTTTAGTAATCAATTCTGGCATTCTTGGATAAAAACTCTTATTGCCGGTGTATTGTTTATTGGTATTGTATCCTTCTTAAAATACTATTTAACGCTGAATATGTACGCCGAAGCTCTGATTACTATTACCGTAGCCGGTATAGGATATCTTGTTATCACGCATCTTTTCAAGATATGGAATTTGCAAGAGTTACGATCAACCATTGCTCTGATAACGAGAAAAAAGAATGCCTAAAACAAAGGGTATATCAAAATCTACCTCGGACTATATTGTTATCATATAGTTATTTTCATGCTATTCTCAATAATGGCCGTTACCATTTCTTAGAAGCAGGCAAGGTAATTTTGTTTATTTTAGTTTTGAGACCATCGCAAACTGCTTTCTTAAATAGTGCAGTTTGCATTCTATATCTTCTGTAACACAAAAAAGTAATTACTTGATGACAGGTCATAAAAATAATTCTGTTAAGTATAAATATAGAACGATGAGAACAGTTAAAATTCTTTTCCCAAACGATTCGGTTTTTGATAGAATAATAACTTTTGATCTTATTAGGCTCATGAACAATACGGTCAAAATAGCGAAGTGTTCCTTTCAGTGAAGGGTTATAGGGAGGTCGATCAAGATCCTTAACCTTACTCTCAGTCAAAAGGTAGATCGTTCCATTAATGATGCGGGTAATTCGTGAGGTAAATTCCAGATCATCAAGGTAGATATAAAACCGCTCATCAGGAAGCCCAATAGATGAGATCAAATCCCTATGAAAAAAAAGCCCTCCATTCGTTGCCCAAGGAACTTGTACAACACCATGATCCCATTTCTTTGTTTGAGGCTTACCAGCCAAAGAAAGGGCCATCCGTTTTATCAAATTGAGGGGGGTATGAACGAGATGAAACATAAAAAAAGTATTTTGCTTTCCAAGAATATAATGGACTTTTTGAGGATTTTTAAGCTCATCGTAATTGTGATACTTAAGCATATCTGCGTTACTTCTCCATGAGTGAAGCGCTATTGTCTGCTTCTTGTCTTCAGGAAGTGTTTCCCAGAAAGAACAAAGCACAGCAAGACTTGATGGCAACGGCATATTATCATCATCGAGAAGCCAAACAAAGTCACATTCCTTTATCTTCATTGCTTCTTCAATACCACGCTTAAAGCCGCCTGCTGAACCAGTATTTCTTTCAAGAGAAATCGCCGTTAAAAATGATCGATATTTTTTTGATTGTGCGAGTGCCCGTAATCGGACACGACTTTTTTCATCTGAGTGGTTATCAATAACAATTACTTTTGTAACTCCTTCTTTTTTCGCAGCATCAATAACCTGTTTCAAGAAAGAAAATCGGTCATTATAGGTAACGGTCACCATACATACTTTGTACTTTAGCTTAGGCGTTTGCATTATCTCCTTTTTCATTATCTCCTCGCATGATCTGCTTTATTATTGCTACTACCCGTTTTGATGATTTCCCATCTATTTTATACAGGTATTCCTCTAAGAATTTTTTTCTACCTTCCTTGAGTGAGAGATGTAATTTCTTATCGGTTAAACCATATTGGATTCCTTCTTTTATTTCTTCGAGGGTGGATACTGCATATGCACCACCTAAGGTAACATAGGGCATAGGACACGTCACTACATTAATGAGCATTACTGGCTTATCGAGCAGCATTGCCTCTATAACAACCGTTGAACACACCGATACAAAGAGATCACACACAGCTAAAAGCTCATAGAGGTTTACATCCATCATTACAAAAACGTTTTTTGAATTCTTGGTATTAACAATAGTACGCAAAAGATTTAAATCCGCAGAAGGATGGCATTTGATGATCAATTTTGTTTGGGGAAGAGCATCAATTGCATCTACAAGAGCAGGGATAATTTCTGAATCTTGTAACACGCCTCCACTCGCAAAGACAACAAGTTTTTCGTGAGAAGAAATACCAAATTTTTCTTTCGTGTATGTTTTCGTTTTTTTAATCTTATTAATGATAATATCATAGCCAGGATGTCCAGTAACTGTAATTATCTCTTTAGGATAATTCCCATGTGTACACAAGACTTCTTTTCCGTAAGAACCTGAAACACATTTAACATCAGCAATAGGACGCCAGGTTACTAAATCCTTTTGTAATGCCTCTTCAGAGCGAATATGTCGTGAGACACAACCATCCGGATAAAGAAGTTCAGTCTGGAGAGAGATAACGGTAGTGTTATCCTTTTTCTTTGTTATTTTATTATTCTCCTTTTGGTCAATGAGCCGATGTTTGTTATTGACAAGGATTCCTTTTCCAAAATAGTTCTCGTCATGCTCGATAAGCACAATGCCTGGCTTTTCTTTAAGAAGAATTTGACGGCTTAGGCTAATAACATCAGCAATGTAATAGCGGAATATCGTAAAGATAAAAATGAAACGCTTGTTGAGATAAGGGTACATATCAATTCCTTTATAACTAAACGATTGAGCAAAATCCTTGTTTTCCGCTAATTCCTGCCATTTTTGTTCTAATAAACGAAGAATATTATGGAACTCTAAATTACTCTCTTTGGTGTAATAATTACCAATAAAAACCGAATTATTCGTTCGTATATGCCTTAAAAGTCTCATTAAACTTCGTGGGCTATACAATTGGTCATATTCAACTACTTTGTAAGAAATATTTTCATGTTCTAATGCTTCAATAATCCCGCCAAAATGAATATTTTCTTGTATTTTTTCTTTGCAGAAACGCTCGTTCGAGAGAATAATAACTTGTGCAGGGCGAGGAGAAGATGGCAGTAATTTTTGCAAAAATTTTCGTGCCATAATACGATATAAAAGATACGAC from Candidatus Woesearchaeota archaeon includes:
- a CDS encoding NTP transferase domain-containing protein, producing the protein MIKIAAFIQARMGSTRLPGKTLMLIQGKPLLWHVVERTSQVKGINEIVVLTSAEEKDNQLAKYCQDQKIACFRGSEQNVFERFYQAAQKYKPQIIVRLTADNPFIDPKLVEKGLLLHQKSHADITSTREMNGQKVIRYVPAGFSFDIINSATLLDLELSMLDPFEQEHVIPYFFNHRKRFSISLVKPEDITKDDIQQSFSIDTQNDLTFANQLMQQLKGRTFGYKDVLRLTSKETKNKRRISNG
- a CDS encoding glycosyltransferase, whose translation is MVKITVYIASYNYGKFLETAIKSVLKQTIQDFELIIFDDGSTDNTKSILGKYENHPKIKIIYQQNQGLPKTSNKALQMSTGEYIIRLDADDYFDENIILLLSHVLDTKPDVALVYPDYYEINEEGEIIGIVRRKKIGEEAKLLDLPAHGACTMIRKKVLLQIGGYCEDIGCQDGYDLWLKLTKKFKPYNVNIPLFYYRKHHQSLTSQPTKILEARRQLKEKFVKDVMKKKKVCMIIPVRRESAILPDLPFQKVGGKPLMGYAITAALKAKAVAKVIVTTEDTEIASIAKTLGAEVILRPASLAKTNTPIEPTITYVLDKLKQQNFSPDIVGVLFYTSPLITEKHINEAIHTLVIFNADTVIGVKENQRLHYIHGKNGLEPLFTKRLLKIERSFLYEESGSLIVSRRSAITKKSIAGKSMSHIVLPDEEAIDIEDLFTFWLIKMILEHHDERENLLNKKISRGY
- a CDS encoding N-acetylneuraminate synthase family protein, which gives rise to MDVTMATYQWPNEPFIIAEIGGNHEGNFSYAKKLLSDVVKSGADAVKFQIYTADKIVNKIEGAERNKHFKKFSLSTEQFIELAHSAKKNNILFMASLWDEESIETFNPYLSIHKVGSGDMTNYPLLELLAKKDKPLIISTAMATLAEIKDMVRFLDSINPRLRKEKKLALLHCVATYGDPKDEYAQLLAIKKMQEEFKDIAIGYSDHTGGIYACELAIAMGCKIIEKHFTDDKKREFRDHHISADLEDMRTLLEKKKKIYALLGTCEKQPVAAIETSERIKEFRRAVYLKKDAPAGTLLTKEMLTTLRPNRGIDARDFYKLLGKKLVVKKKAFESISWKDVQ
- a CDS encoding glycosyltransferase family 4 protein, producing MEIAYVANKFFPGTAANTIQIISMAEALQANNVGVTLIAFRGSDKGNAEAIFKSYDVRYPFKVILLNPAKSYYLREIQLMMYVFQQRKKYQNIYSRSLLFSLFVKSFFPSKKVVYELHDFVKNSLFKTLFQSGAKRFDMIVVISKRLKKDLAQAGITKVCYLPDGVDRAKFDNITTQKAELRQGLGLPSNKILVLYSGNFHPAKGLYTFLDSFSFLREDLKKTVQFLILGGTKDEISRLQKAYPYAWFTGYKEHREIPKFLKAVDIFIIANSAREDLGETYRVAKYYTSPLKLFEYMAAKNPMIATKVPALQEILDQHAALLVEPDSPQAIAKAIQRLIKNPRLAKNTSENAYKKVKKFSWYLRAKRIKAMF
- a CDS encoding methyltransferase domain-containing protein, whose protein sequence is MNPSFLQWLRCAACRGELKIHKYKQKTGKEIVEGLIRCISCKKEFPIVNGIPRMVPKENYADSFGMEWNLHLKTMLDSATGKPIIYNTVVERTGWDKAFLKNKLVLECGCGAGIDSEILLQLGAKLISFDLSTAVDAAFKNNHKAKNLVGMFQGDITNIPLLEKSFDIVYCHRVLQHTPNPHRSFVSMAKYVKPKGTLFMHSYDNTWKNMTHWRYLYRPITKRMNQKKIYSLITKHGPFLHKLTTRLDQYYPGRVIHHFFIPFHNYSQTYGKKYNLTPEQLYDFEIMNTFDSLSPRYDQPTSPKIMQKWFKEAGFEKIMLVRRNPVIMKGIKS
- the asnB gene encoding asparagine synthase (glutamine-hydrolyzing), with protein sequence MCSIAGFDFSDKTLMAKMNRVLSHRGPDDHGIYIDDKVSLGHNRLSIIDISKAGHQPMSNVDETVWIVFNGEIYNYQEIKKLLEKKYRFSSTSDTEVIIYAYMEWGSRCVERFNGMWAFCIYDKKKELFFLSRDRIGKKPLYYYFDGNCFIFSSELKGILAHDNVPRKTNPEAVSLYLTMGFIPAPSTIFQNIRKLERSENLLYSLKEKSIKRETYYELPIPQQIYDKKNLIQEGEELLDDAVRLRKIADVDVGSFLSGGIDSSLVSTLLRKYTTTKLHTFSIGFENPLYDETPYAQLMAEHLQTEHHHDYFTEKDFERILARYARIYDEPFADMAAFPTIKVSELARKFVKVSLTGEGGDEIFGGYPLYRAAAKVAFVKKIPRNIRSSCSSLLNSIQTFPSIKKGIDLSLQPPERFYQGMFCQEHDDPTWFNQNFPPVLKKYQNLTESAMKFDLFYYTVPDKFNVKADRAGMANGLEIRCPLLDYRLFSYSAKIPTTYKVDIFHTKKLMKEIVQKVLPRKIITKKKKGFTPPVFEWMTTTYSNLVEEAMDNIAQYSVLSKDNMSQQLVQEYRSAFIKKRLNMYQRDKIYRLFILDNWTKEWLHHNE
- a CDS encoding flippase, translating into MSYTQKAIKGIMAVSLSTFLSGVFGYLARILLARSLTTAELGLFYSLFTVLMFILIFVDMGYSTAIVKHIAQNITEKKKEMGGAIRIVMGIQLGIALIIGTTLIISADWQAAHYFHDPSVIVPLKIFVGILIIKVLINFIPSIFAGLQYMGIVSVLRFLDRFLFLMLVYVLLLLGLEKSTLLPTYAYFITVAILLVVQLILLHKYKLIPLITQSIRSTRKEFFSLSHFAFFSMFTAVGGIIIGYIDTLMLTYFVPMSDVGIYNTVLPTVLILSTTATAISTVFFPMVSELWAKKDLNRITWGIVKLYNYSFWIMVPLGMIMFIFPQEIILLLFGSDYLSGVRAMQILAIGALVLSLNAINQASLNGLGKPEKITKIYVIAALFNFFGNLLLIPRYGIVGAAVTTTISYFLILILSTYMLYRVIPFSNQFWHSWIKTLIAGVLFIGIVSFLKYYLTLNMYAEALITITVAGIGYLVITHLFKIWNLQELRSTIALITRKKNA
- a CDS encoding glycosyltransferase — encoded protein: MQTPKLKYKVCMVTVTYNDRFSFLKQVIDAAKKEGVTKVIVIDNHSDEKSRVRLRALAQSKKYRSFLTAISLERNTGSAGGFKRGIEEAMKIKECDFVWLLDDDNMPLPSSLAVLCSFWETLPEDKKQTIALHSWRSNADMLKYHNYDELKNPQKVHYILGKQNTFFMFHLVHTPLNLIKRMALSLAGKPQTKKWDHGVVQVPWATNGGLFFHRDLISSIGLPDERFYIYLDDLEFTSRITRIINGTIYLLTESKVKDLDRPPYNPSLKGTLRYFDRIVHEPNKIKSYYSIKNRIVWEKNFNCSHRSIFILNRIIFMTCHQVITFLCYRRYRMQTALFKKAVCDGLKTKINKITLPASKKW